The nucleotide sequence AGCTGACGAAATTGCTCGTTCGCTATATAAGAATAAATATGAAAGTCTCTTTTCGCTCGTGATGTCTGAAGTGATTGGTCATTTAGATTATTTAGAAACGAATCAACGCGTTCAGAAAAAGATCGAAAATGGGGTTTGGCATTATGAAAGGTGTTAGCGTGTTGTAAGGGTGAAAATGAGAAAGCCATACCTCTTTCTTACCTAGAGGTATGGCTTTTGTCATTAGATTGTCCAATAAGAAATCGTATCAAGCACCCCAAGCAGCAGTAATAGAACGCCAGCACTCTTCTGAACAATTTGGCCAATATGACGGCTTTTCCGTAGGAATCTCCCATCTAGTCCAAGCCAAGAAATAAGCCACACTGCAATCAACAAAGGGAGCGACGTGCCGATTGCAAATACACTCGGTAAGGCCATTCCGTATGAAGTTGACAGAACGAGCGGCATCAGTGTAATGAAAAACAAGACAAACATCGTTGGACAAAAGGCAAGCGAGAAGCTAAAGCCCATTAGAAAGCTTCCGAGTTTCCCTTGCTTGATGAAACGCTCAGGAATGCTTCCAAGCTTCATCGTCCAGTGCATTTTAATCCAGCCAAGCATGAACAAGCCAATAATGATTAATAACGGTCCAATTACTTTTCGAAGGAGTGGAAACAGACCTGTTAGGCTTCGTTGAAACTCTTGGCCAAGCAGCCAAACGAGCAGGCCGAGCCCTGTGAAGACGACAACTTTTCCTAATATAAATGCCCATACGTCGAGCCATGATACTTTCTTTTGTAGGGATTGATTTCCGTAAATCGTCATTGCCCCAAGGTTTCCTGTTAACTGACAAGGAGCAAGTGCCCCTACTATTCCAAGAAATAAGGCCGAAAGTAATGGAAAGGATGTTGTCTGGTTCGCCATATTAAGAAAGGGTCCTGTAAATAGATTGCTAATCTGTGTGAAAACATCATACATTGATTATTTAAGTCACCCCTTTATTCTGGTTCGTTTTCAGAAACTCCACCTAGTTCAAAAGGTGTCGTGTAGCCGTTGTATTTAATAATAGAAACCATTCCTCCGCCTGCATGGACAAGGTCATGACAGTGGAATAACCAATGACCTGGATTGTCTGCCTTAAACAAAATTTCATATTGCTGGTGGGGCTTCACATTAATTAAATCTTTGACGAGCGGCTTATCGAGCTTCTCGCCATTTTTTGAAATGACTTGAAAGTGATGTCCGTGTAGGTGCATCGGATGGTCAAGCATGCTGTTGTTGTTTAACGTTACTTTAATGAGGTCGCCTTTTTCCACTTTTAACGGTGGTGTTTCAGGGAATGTTTCGCCGTTTACTGTGAATGCCATTCCATCGTCATTCATCATCCCCATGCCCATGCCGACACTTAAGTTCATTGTATATTCTATTGTTGGTTTTACATCATCCTTAAAAAGAGGTTTCATTTCGCCGGTTTGTGTGTAATCAATGACTTGTAATTGACTTGGTTCCTTGTGTGAGTTCGTTTCTTTCTCACCTTTGATAATCATCGGGATATCTATGTCTGCTGATATCTTCTCAGGAATAGGACTATAAATCGTCGATTCACCAACAACATCAGCCGTAAATTCAATGTCAATGCGTTCGCCAGGGGCAATTTCAAGTACATCTTGTGTAAGCTCGGAATCTTGGACAGGATTTCCATCATTTCCGACAAGCTTGTACTGCTGCTTCCCTAGATAAAAATAATGCTTTTGATAGCCGGCATTGATGAAGCGGAGTCGGACGTTTTCACCTTTGTTAAATTCAAGAGCAGAAATATGCGGTGCCGATTTTCCATTTATCGTAAAGGTACCGTACTGCTGTTGGGTATCCATCTCACCATAAATACCTGTATTGCTATGCATATTGCCGCCCATTGGTTTAGTTTCACCTATCGGCCATTCATCAACCAGTAATACGGCATCTTTATCATAAGTCTTGTCCTTAGGCTCTACAATAAGTGCCCCATATAGTCCCCTGTCAACTTGATAAGAGCTATGTTGGTGTGAGTGATACCAATATGTGCCTGGTTCTTTTGCTTGAAATTCATAGGTGAAAGTATCACCGGGCTGCACCGCATCTTGGGTGACTCCTGCGACACCATCCATTTGATTTGGCAGAATCATACCATGCCAATGGATTGTAACTGGTTCATCTAGTTTATTCTTTAAATGGACACGTACCCAGTCACCTTCCTGTACACGTATTTCTTCACCAGGAACGCTGCCATTATATGTCCACGCTTCAAAGGTTTGATCTTTGATTTGCCAATCTGTTTTTTGTGCAGTCAGTTCGAATTCTTTCACATTGCTTTCGTCGACTTGCTTAGTCGGGATTTCGAGTATGCTTGTCTCTTTCGCTTGACTTTCCTGTTCAATTGCCTGACATCCAGTAAGCGATAGCACTAATAAAGGTATTAATAGATAGCGCTTGTTCATCTATGGTCCTCCTTTTCTTATACCCCTTAATGGTAAATGATTTATTTGCAAAAGTTGTGCATGAGATGTGATAAAAAATTGTCTTCATTTGCAGGTATATTGCTTCGTTTAAATGAAAAGGAAGAGGGAATGAATTGTTAGGAGGAGGAGTGCTGATATGAAAAATGAGGGTTCGAAAATCATTCAAAAGCGTTATGATCGTGTTTCTCCTATATATGATCTCATGGATCGAATGATTAAGCATCAATGGCGGAGAGAGCTATTGAATAATATAGAAGGTAATGTATTGGAAGTCGGCATTGGAACTGGAGCAAATTTAGCCTATTATCCTGAAGATATCACATTAACTGGGATTGATTTTAGCTCAGGGATGCTAAAGAGAGCCAGGCAAAAAGCAGACACGATGAAGCTCCCGTTTCAAATCACTTTATTGGAAATGGATGCACAACAGATGAATTTTGCGGAAAATTCATTTGATTATGTTGTCGCAACATGTGTGTTTTGTTCAGTTCCTGACCCTATAGCAGGACTGAAAGAAATTAAAAGGGTCTGTAAGCCAAATGGAAAAGTATTATTATTAGAGCATATGAGAAGCGAAAATGAAGCAGTGGGAAAAGTTATGGATGTACTGAATCCACTTGCCGTTAAATTATGGGGGGCAAATATTAACCGAAAGACGTTACAAAACATTGAGCGTGGAGGATTAGAAATAGAGAGAAATGAAGAGTTGTATCGTTCTATTGTCCGAAGGCTTACTTTACATCCATGAGGGGACCGTTTACATATAGAAAGCAGGAGAGGTGATTGCTCTCCTGCTTTTGCTTTTATCCTTTAAATAAGCGAGCATTGATAGCGACGACAACTGTACTGATTGACATAAGCAGGGCACCAACAGCAGGATTTATGACGACGCCAATTGGATAGAGAACACCTGCAGCCAATGGGATCATGATAATATTGTAGCCTGCTGCGTACCAGAGGTTTTGGATCATTTTTTTGTAGGTAGTACGAGATAGGTCAATAATGGAAGTCACATCTTCTGGGTTGCTTTTTACAAGAACGATATCGGCTGTTTCCATTGCAACGTCAGTTCCTGCCCCGATTGCGATACCAAGGTCTGCGTTTGCTAAGGCAGGTGCATCATTGACGCCGTCACCTGTCATTGCAACTTTAAGCCCTTTACCTTTAATTTCTTTTACTTTGTCTGCTTTCTCATCTGGTAGAACTTCAGCATATATTTCATCTAAGCCGAGCTGTCTTGCTACCCAATCTGCTACCCGTTTGTTATCACCTGTAAGCATCATCGCTTGGATATTCATTTCTTTTAAGCGTGAGATGGCATTTTTCGCGCTTTCACGAATTTGGTCAGCGAGGCCAATCATACCGGCCAGTTCATCATCAATGAGAACGAAGACGACGGTTTTACCTTGCTCCGACATTTCGGAGAATTTGTCTTCGTCATATTGGAAGTTGTTATCGTTAATATAGCCTGGACTGACAATTTTGACGTCTCTTCCATTTACTGAGCCTTG is from Bacillus tianshenii and encodes:
- a CDS encoding sulfite exporter TauE/SafE family protein is translated as MYDVFTQISNLFTGPFLNMANQTTSFPLLSALFLGIVGALAPCQLTGNLGAMTIYGNQSLQKKVSWLDVWAFILGKVVVFTGLGLLVWLLGQEFQRSLTGLFPLLRKVIGPLLIIIGLFMLGWIKMHWTMKLGSIPERFIKQGKLGSFLMGFSFSLAFCPTMFVLFFITLMPLVLSTSYGMALPSVFAIGTSLPLLIAVWLISWLGLDGRFLRKSRHIGQIVQKSAGVLLLLLGVLDTISYWTI
- a CDS encoding multicopper oxidase family protein yields the protein MNKRYLLIPLLVLSLTGCQAIEQESQAKETSILEIPTKQVDESNVKEFELTAQKTDWQIKDQTFEAWTYNGSVPGEEIRVQEGDWVRVHLKNKLDEPVTIHWHGMILPNQMDGVAGVTQDAVQPGDTFTYEFQAKEPGTYWYHSHQHSSYQVDRGLYGALIVEPKDKTYDKDAVLLVDEWPIGETKPMGGNMHSNTGIYGEMDTQQQYGTFTINGKSAPHISALEFNKGENVRLRFINAGYQKHYFYLGKQQYKLVGNDGNPVQDSELTQDVLEIAPGERIDIEFTADVVGESTIYSPIPEKISADIDIPMIIKGEKETNSHKEPSQLQVIDYTQTGEMKPLFKDDVKPTIEYTMNLSVGMGMGMMNDDGMAFTVNGETFPETPPLKVEKGDLIKVTLNNNSMLDHPMHLHGHHFQVISKNGEKLDKPLVKDLINVKPHQQYEILFKADNPGHWLFHCHDLVHAGGGMVSIIKYNGYTTPFELGGVSENEPE
- a CDS encoding methyltransferase domain-containing protein, yielding MKNEGSKIIQKRYDRVSPIYDLMDRMIKHQWRRELLNNIEGNVLEVGIGTGANLAYYPEDITLTGIDFSSGMLKRARQKADTMKLPFQITLLEMDAQQMNFAENSFDYVVATCVFCSVPDPIAGLKEIKRVCKPNGKVLLLEHMRSENEAVGKVMDVLNPLAVKLWGANINRKTLQNIERGGLEIERNEELYRSIVRRLTLHP